A genome region from Sphingobacteriaceae bacterium GW460-11-11-14-LB5 includes the following:
- a CDS encoding DUF5007 domain-containing protein — protein MKSIVKIEMVVVLFALIAFSGCKKLYDLPEEKDYLSNNVNFSNKVFEPIIGRTNLMGGFNGDNSTQPITFEIVNARFGDGKPVTDIFQKVPTYVFIAPYTGLEKSLAEIEAKRKIEVHSLFEIRSSGEFILWGSSTNQLIKPRPIDSTNFSQDTRFFDVKIKNTGGERLIRDLQIRPFRERPYEPSNDFNAYSGLPAPDPKFPLDKKLRDYIRPYLNNVVGATTNKNLISNNDQKDVVVYIRPFTGGNGHSLRIKALNKDSVEINPSSFNETVWDKMIHGFNMQKTDKYVQYDVAYPIPLVEIPTFYAPGGSRAKAQLSYSRGAFGGGRIIANFGVDFAIYQAGDWEIVFHFKTDNPKFISE, from the coding sequence ATGAAGTCAATCGTAAAAATAGAAATGGTTGTGGTTTTGTTTGCATTAATCGCTTTTAGCGGATGCAAAAAACTGTACGACCTGCCTGAAGAAAAAGATTACCTAAGTAATAATGTAAACTTTAGCAATAAAGTATTTGAACCGATTATTGGCAGAACCAACTTAATGGGAGGTTTTAACGGCGATAATTCTACGCAACCCATCACCTTTGAAATTGTAAATGCACGTTTTGGTGATGGTAAACCGGTTACCGATATTTTTCAGAAAGTACCCACTTACGTGTTCATTGCGCCATACACCGGCTTGGAAAAAAGTCTGGCAGAAATAGAGGCTAAAAGAAAGATAGAAGTACACTCTTTATTCGAGATACGCTCGTCGGGAGAGTTTATCCTTTGGGGCTCATCTACTAACCAGTTAATCAAACCAAGACCAATTGATAGTACAAACTTCTCTCAGGATACCCGCTTTTTTGATGTGAAAATTAAAAATACTGGTGGCGAACGTTTAATCAGAGATTTACAGATCAGACCTTTCAGAGAAAGACCTTACGAGCCTTCTAACGATTTTAATGCTTACTCCGGTTTGCCTGCTCCCGATCCTAAATTTCCGCTGGATAAAAAGTTGAGGGATTATATCCGCCCATATCTAAATAATGTGGTTGGTGCGACAACAAACAAAAATCTGATCAGTAACAACGATCAGAAAGATGTAGTGGTATATATCCGTCCGTTTACAGGCGGTAATGGTCACTCGCTCCGCATTAAAGCCTTAAATAAGGATTCAGTTGAAATTAATCCTTCTTCCTTTAACGAAACCGTTTGGGATAAAATGATTCATGGTTTTAACATGCAGAAAACGGATAAATACGTTCAGTATGATGTGGCTTATCCCATTCCATTGGTAGAAATTCCAACTTTTTATGCGCCGGGAGGATCGAGAGCGAAAGCACAGTTGAGTTACTCCAGGGGGGCTTTTGGTGGTGGCCGTATCATTGCCAATTTCGGGGTCGATTTTGCCATTTACCAGGCCGGAGATTGGGAAATTGTATTTCACTTCAAAACAGATAATCCAAAGTTTATCAGCGAATAG
- a CDS encoding SusC/RagA family TonB-linked outer membrane protein, protein MLGTSAFSQEKFNLVNGTVVDKETKQGVPGVSIILESTNKGLTQTNGSGKFSVNVPEGSTLIFKFIGYNTQRVKITNQNNITVTISEDRKELDQIVIVAYQKRSKQTTTGSSVLIQAKEVQDIPVSNVEQLLQGKVPGLNIQNNTGAPGFRGSVQVRGLSSLSISGSGNESFLQPTSPLYIIDGVPLDADKAAEFGFQSQGPGVSPLSLIPQEDIEDIQILKDAQATSMYGSRGAYGVIIITTKRGNSKVPRIRYVSNFFVKTPPKLRETLGGNSERSLKIQQIILNASNVDDIRRISNTSFLADSLNAYWNNSTDWQDVFFQNTYNQSHNLALDGGDPRFNYKANLGYYTEKGVIKNTGYNRYNLNMNMEFKPNDKFRFFGFINGSVGKQNKGNGVGLLQSGVAANGQVSTLLPPPSFYQASGGVLSALQTLNDNNSRNLRTNVEARYEFIPGLAVSSTLSYDYTSDTESTFTPAAANGQFAKVYDYVGRNFQLYNRNGITYAKTFGEKHSLFVNTFNEIYKQGAQAGITRQERTPNDQLQGPLGYDAYYSRGGGVLSNYKNATIASFAGSVSYDYDKKYVAEFSYRLDGTSSSGLENPYSKNPSIGLRWNFNKENWLADMKWLSYGSLRLTWGQNIVPTGNLQSIYGIYNLNNNFNNNPTIGIDYDIIPNPNLKPTTTSQYNLGFDLGLFNDKISVNFDTYFKKVDNLLFDRLLSNTTGFNKLASNDLGIANYGSEIMITVRPVASKDFDVSVSVNGALNRDVLLKLPAEYNGQFIKFDGSGYLQHNVYRVGRNTLSNYLRINQGVYQTDADVPTDPVTGKRYQSNGQFFLGGDPIMKDVNGDYILDGRDYEVTGNSQPLITGGLSTNIRYKKWGLNVYATYTADRTILNNALADRIAIMRDPYSLKSVVPLNDLNIWTKPGDIAKYPYPYDYKRFDQIQPLRADQTLWQESGTYLKISNVTLSYMFDKKFIARFGMSSLRVYASTDNLITFSKYTGPNPENVTTLGRDISTGYPVPRTYNIGVQLELNTGN, encoded by the coding sequence ATGCTTGGCACCAGTGCTTTTTCGCAGGAGAAATTTAACCTTGTGAATGGTACCGTTGTTGATAAAGAAACAAAACAAGGCGTTCCGGGTGTATCTATTATTTTAGAAAGCACCAATAAAGGATTAACGCAAACCAACGGCAGCGGAAAATTTTCAGTTAACGTACCCGAGGGTTCTACTTTAATATTCAAGTTTATTGGTTACAATACACAGCGTGTAAAAATTACCAATCAGAATAATATTACCGTAACCATTTCTGAAGACCGCAAAGAGCTGGATCAGATTGTTATTGTGGCCTACCAGAAAAGGTCTAAACAAACCACTACAGGATCTTCTGTTTTAATTCAGGCCAAAGAGGTTCAGGATATTCCGGTTTCTAACGTTGAGCAACTTTTACAGGGTAAAGTACCGGGATTAAACATTCAGAACAATACCGGAGCGCCAGGTTTCAGGGGTTCGGTGCAAGTTCGTGGTTTATCCAGTTTAAGTATCTCGGGCAGCGGTAACGAATCATTTTTGCAGCCAACTTCACCGCTTTATATTATTGATGGTGTGCCCTTAGATGCGGATAAAGCTGCAGAGTTTGGTTTTCAGAGCCAGGGACCGGGTGTGAGTCCGCTTTCATTAATCCCTCAGGAAGATATCGAAGACATCCAGATTTTAAAAGATGCGCAGGCAACCTCTATGTATGGTTCGCGGGGTGCATACGGGGTAATTATCATCACCACCAAAAGAGGTAACTCTAAAGTTCCGAGAATTAGATATGTATCCAATTTCTTCGTTAAAACTCCACCAAAACTTCGCGAAACTTTAGGTGGTAATTCGGAAAGATCATTAAAAATCCAGCAGATTATTTTAAATGCTTCCAATGTGGACGATATCAGGCGGATTTCCAATACTTCATTCCTGGCCGATAGTTTAAATGCTTATTGGAACAACTCTACCGATTGGCAGGATGTATTTTTTCAAAATACCTACAACCAGAGTCATAACCTGGCTTTAGATGGCGGCGATCCTCGATTTAACTATAAAGCCAACTTAGGATATTATACCGAAAAAGGGGTAATCAAAAACACTGGTTATAATCGTTACAACCTCAATATGAACATGGAGTTTAAACCAAACGATAAATTTAGATTTTTTGGTTTTATTAACGGTTCGGTAGGAAAGCAAAACAAAGGAAATGGTGTAGGTTTATTACAATCGGGGGTAGCTGCAAATGGTCAGGTATCTACCTTATTGCCGCCACCATCTTTTTATCAGGCATCAGGAGGGGTTTTATCGGCATTACAAACATTAAACGATAACAATTCCAGAAACTTAAGAACTAACGTAGAAGCACGTTACGAGTTTATTCCAGGTTTGGCTGTATCATCTACTTTAAGTTACGATTATACTTCCGATACCGAATCTACCTTTACGCCGGCGGCGGCAAATGGGCAGTTTGCTAAGGTATACGATTATGTAGGCAGAAATTTCCAGTTGTACAATAGAAATGGGATTACCTACGCCAAAACCTTTGGCGAAAAACACAGTCTTTTTGTAAACACCTTTAACGAAATTTACAAACAGGGCGCTCAGGCTGGTATTACCCGCCAGGAAAGAACACCTAACGATCAGTTACAGGGGCCATTGGGTTACGATGCCTACTACTCGCGTGGTGGAGGGGTATTGTCTAACTATAAAAACGCAACCATTGCATCATTTGCAGGTTCGGTATCCTACGATTATGATAAAAAATATGTAGCCGAATTTTCTTACCGTTTAGATGGTACCTCATCCAGCGGATTGGAAAATCCATATTCTAAAAACCCTTCCATTGGTTTAAGGTGGAACTTTAATAAAGAGAACTGGCTGGCCGATATGAAATGGTTATCGTACGGAAGTTTGAGGTTAACCTGGGGACAAAATATTGTGCCAACGGGTAATCTCCAAAGTATTTATGGTATTTATAACCTGAACAATAACTTTAACAATAACCCAACCATTGGAATCGATTATGATATTATTCCAAATCCTAACTTAAAACCAACCACAACAAGTCAGTACAACTTAGGTTTCGATTTAGGGTTATTTAACGATAAAATCTCTGTAAACTTCGATACCTATTTTAAAAAGGTTGATAATTTATTGTTCGACAGGCTTTTATCGAATACGACCGGATTTAATAAACTGGCGAGTAACGATTTAGGTATTGCCAATTACGGATCGGAGATCATGATTACTGTGAGACCTGTTGCGAGCAAAGATTTTGATGTATCGGTTTCTGTAAATGGTGCACTTAACCGCGATGTGCTGTTAAAACTTCCGGCAGAATATAACGGGCAGTTCATCAAATTTGATGGTTCCGGTTACCTGCAACACAACGTTTACCGCGTAGGTAGAAACACACTATCTAACTATTTAAGAATCAATCAGGGCGTTTACCAAACCGATGCTGATGTGCCAACCGACCCTGTAACGGGTAAGCGCTATCAATCTAACGGGCAGTTTTTCTTAGGAGGTGATCCGATTATGAAAGATGTAAACGGAGATTATATTTTAGATGGCCGCGATTACGAAGTTACCGGTAATTCCCAGCCTTTAATCACAGGTGGTCTGTCAACCAATATCAGGTATAAAAAATGGGGCTTAAATGTTTATGCCACTTACACGGCCGACAGAACCATTTTAAATAATGCCCTGGCCGACAGGATAGCCATTATGCGCGATCCCTATTCATTAAAATCGGTGGTGCCATTAAACGACCTTAACATCTGGACCAAACCAGGGGATATTGCAAAATACCCATATCCGTATGATTACAAAAGGTTTGATCAGATCCAGCCATTAAGGGCCGACCAAACACTTTGGCAGGAAAGCGGAACCTATTTAAAAATAAGTAATGTAACCCTTTCTTACATGTTCGATAAAAAGTTTATCGCCCGTTTCGGAATGAGCAGTTTAAGGGTATATGCCTCTACAGATAACCTGATTACTTTTTCTAAGTACACCGGGCCAAATCCTGAAAACGTAACCACACTGGGTCGCGATATTTCTACAGGATATCCTGTTCCGCGTACTTATAACATTGGTGTACAGTTAGAACTTAATACAGGCAATTAA
- a CDS encoding RagB/SusD family nutrient uptake outer membrane protein, protein MKKFIIYSLILAASFSLPACKKFLDIQPLDKLSGNNFFQSKEDVEANIYDLSRIVFGKFNETHFIGATGEYRSGEVLYESQSDLAPAREFVEILGKNNLLGLLSGGRPWDFYNFNRITDWTDYYRAIQGANILIAKLDEGVPGLSDVQKNQYKAEAAFIRSLSYFIMVRLYGDVVYYTDAFHSTALPRENFVSVLNKCIADLKTYKNQIPWTYTDPSLKGVRASRGSIIALIMEMNMWNAGFDANNSKKYYQETADLGREMIASGAYRLLPITEWATVIKGRSDESLFEFYRSINYGDQNTNTAPVADMFLHYPYKRPEYTHRVSFAYFRGEYMQKIFQDGSDKRITTWFNEDIYADNGKFMMLKFAQNSFSTGEEDANPDNTFMIFRYGGEILLAAEALADLGEDAEATKLVNMVRDRAQASRYAGGGGSTLKDFIFYERSRELIGEGHHYFDLVRTKRILSSQWSYNVLTSDKFSRGAWTWPINGNALNNNPFMRLNDYWVNGGN, encoded by the coding sequence ATGAAAAAGTTTATCATTTATTCTTTGATTTTAGCAGCATCGTTTTCATTGCCTGCTTGTAAAAAGTTTCTGGATATCCAACCTTTAGATAAGTTATCAGGAAATAACTTCTTCCAATCTAAAGAAGATGTAGAAGCCAATATTTACGATTTATCGCGTATTGTTTTCGGTAAGTTTAACGAAACGCATTTTATAGGCGCAACAGGCGAATACCGCTCTGGCGAAGTATTATACGAAAGCCAGTCTGATTTAGCACCAGCCCGCGAGTTTGTCGAAATTTTAGGTAAAAACAACCTGTTAGGTTTATTATCAGGCGGTCGCCCATGGGATTTTTACAACTTCAACAGAATTACCGATTGGACCGATTATTACCGTGCGATACAAGGTGCCAACATTCTAATTGCGAAGCTGGACGAAGGTGTACCCGGACTTAGCGATGTGCAGAAAAACCAGTATAAAGCTGAGGCTGCATTTATCCGTTCGCTAAGTTATTTTATCATGGTCAGGTTATATGGCGATGTGGTGTATTATACCGATGCTTTCCACTCTACAGCTTTGCCTCGCGAAAATTTTGTTTCCGTATTAAACAAATGTATAGCTGATCTTAAAACCTATAAAAATCAAATTCCATGGACCTATACCGACCCATCTTTAAAAGGAGTAAGGGCCAGCCGCGGGAGCATCATTGCCTTAATTATGGAAATGAACATGTGGAATGCGGGTTTTGATGCCAACAATTCGAAAAAATATTATCAGGAAACTGCCGATTTAGGTCGCGAAATGATTGCCAGCGGTGCATACAGGTTATTGCCGATTACAGAATGGGCTACCGTAATTAAAGGAAGATCAGACGAGAGTTTGTTCGAGTTTTACCGCAGTATAAACTACGGCGATCAAAATACCAACACTGCGCCTGTGGCCGATATGTTTTTGCATTATCCATACAAAAGGCCAGAATATACCCACCGGGTAAGTTTTGCTTATTTCAGAGGAGAATACATGCAGAAAATTTTTCAGGATGGTAGCGATAAGCGAATTACCACCTGGTTTAACGAAGATATTTATGCCGATAATGGAAAATTTATGATGTTAAAATTTGCGCAGAATTCTTTCTCAACCGGTGAAGAAGATGCCAACCCTGATAACACATTCATGATTTTCAGGTATGGTGGCGAAATTTTACTCGCCGCAGAAGCACTTGCCGATTTAGGAGAAGACGCCGAAGCCACTAAGCTGGTGAATATGGTAAGAGACAGGGCGCAGGCATCAAGATATGCTGGTGGGGGTGGCTCTACCCTAAAGGATTTTATTTTTTACGAAAGATCCAGAGAATTAATTGGCGAAGGGCACCATTATTTCGATTTGGTGCGTACCAAAAGAATTTTAAGCAGCCAATGGTCGTACAACGTACTTACTTCAGATAAATTTAGCCGTGGCGCATGGACCTGGCCAATAAACGGAAATGCTTTAAATAACAATCCATTTATGCGGTTAAACGATTATTGGGTTAATGGTGGTAATTAA
- a CDS encoding ATP/GTP-binding protein, whose product MKNFIKYIGVLTILLLFTIIYSACKKNGGYYDVEDSAAPFNGNIYEYLKSKPGVYDSLIVAVDRMGLKKTLTDSNVTLFAVTNPSFQLALRNLNTLRKQSDKDPLFLSNIDGIQLDTMVSYYIIRGVKPSDSLKLQDGLNLTSVKVGYPMHAKSVRGSASGEVGAGPEVIQFSNTKKSKFIRNWSSSTTASNNIKTKNGIVHVISPDHIFGFDGFVTRLTFIPPPPNLMVTVGGTFSANRENGGGPTSGENSKKVIDGDDHTKFLCDLQGFLTMQFKLKTPEVSSVYTLISANDAVERDPKAWTYEGSQDGVNWTELHRVSNFFFEERYQQKVFRCTNTVAYQYYRINITELRSGGTFQLAEWTINKSK is encoded by the coding sequence ATGAAAAATTTTATAAAATATATTGGTGTGCTAACAATACTCTTGTTATTCACCATCATTTATTCGGCTTGTAAAAAAAATGGGGGCTATTACGATGTAGAAGATAGCGCTGCACCATTTAATGGAAACATATATGAATATTTAAAAAGTAAACCAGGGGTATACGACTCGTTAATTGTGGCGGTTGATAGAATGGGTTTGAAGAAAACGCTGACCGATAGTAATGTAACGCTTTTTGCGGTTACCAACCCTAGTTTTCAGTTGGCCTTAAGAAACTTAAATACCTTAAGAAAACAATCGGATAAGGACCCGCTGTTTTTATCGAATATTGATGGAATACAGTTGGATACCATGGTTTCTTACTACATCATCAGAGGCGTAAAACCTTCTGATTCTTTAAAACTGCAGGATGGACTTAATTTAACCAGTGTTAAAGTAGGTTATCCCATGCATGCCAAGTCGGTGCGGGGTTCTGCCTCGGGTGAGGTGGGTGCCGGACCCGAAGTGATTCAGTTTAGCAATACCAAAAAGAGCAAATTTATCAGAAACTGGTCTAGCAGTACCACTGCTTCAAACAACATCAAAACCAAAAATGGCATTGTGCATGTAATCAGTCCCGATCATATTTTCGGTTTCGATGGCTTTGTTACCCGCTTAACTTTTATTCCACCTCCGCCAAACTTAATGGTTACCGTGGGTGGTACCTTCTCAGCTAACCGCGAAAACGGTGGTGGACCAACTAGCGGGGAAAACTCTAAAAAAGTGATCGATGGGGATGATCATACCAAGTTTTTATGCGATTTGCAAGGGTTTTTAACCATGCAGTTTAAACTTAAAACGCCGGAGGTATCTTCTGTTTATACTTTAATATCGGCAAATGATGCAGTAGAAAGAGATCCGAAAGCCTGGACTTACGAAGGCTCGCAGGATGGTGTAAACTGGACCGAGTTACACCGGGTAAGCAACTTCTTTTTTGAAGAAAGGTATCAGCAAAAAGTTTTTAGGTGTACCAATACCGTTGCCTACCAGTACTACCGCATCAATATTACGGAGTTAAGAAGTGGAGGTACCTTCCAGCTTGCAGAATGGACTATAAACAAATCGAAATAG
- a CDS encoding RagB/SusD family nutrient uptake outer membrane protein — protein MEIATQNTSITMKNILYAFLLIVMALTGCNKALETDSSRVVGEKNMWNTVEDARAGILGVYALTRAALSDNNSHWIYGDVRPGEFTSPKRQDLKAVISNNLNASYPVVESLSDWTRFYAIVNGANVFLENIAHVKATDKRYSDNNMTVDIAQARFLRAFAYFYMVRIWGDVPFIISSNEGAFENKAREKQAKVLAWVESEILRAAADLPYIYSGNDIQQPGDYYNEGGGRWGGALATKVTAYAVLSHVAAWNADYANVAKYTKFVEDNYGRSGGGFTSTTDLSNSNGFFYNKNNRQMFGFNSDYGHIDGSSTGHIEELTLAEPIITKSVPDIYLPKDSILKYFNLQKDERFSIDTLGQSKFDRYFTNLNGKYPIFSKIKVIQGGGTDPNFRYFTSALIFTRLEDIVLLRAEALSVLGDQQGAILELVQVMSRRVTSGTTLSFNLSSDDIIKMIFEERHRELLGEGHRWYDLIRYNKIKQNDAKFMTLINSGGIYWPISRRLIAQNSLLTQNPYWR, from the coding sequence ATGGAAATAGCTACTCAAAATACATCAATAACGATGAAAAATATATTATACGCATTTCTGCTTATTGTAATGGCTTTAACCGGCTGCAATAAAGCGTTAGAAACCGACTCGAGCAGGGTGGTGGGCGAAAAAAATATGTGGAATACGGTAGAAGATGCCCGTGCCGGAATTCTGGGGGTTTATGCCTTAACCAGAGCCGCACTATCTGACAACAACAGTCACTGGATTTATGGCGACGTAAGACCAGGTGAATTTACAAGTCCGAAGAGACAGGATTTAAAAGCGGTTATCAGCAACAACTTAAATGCATCTTATCCTGTGGTAGAGTCACTTTCTGATTGGACCAGGTTTTATGCCATTGTTAATGGTGCTAATGTTTTTCTGGAAAATATTGCGCACGTTAAAGCAACCGATAAACGCTACTCAGATAATAACATGACGGTAGATATTGCGCAAGCCAGGTTTTTAAGGGCTTTTGCTTATTTCTACATGGTGCGCATCTGGGGTGATGTTCCTTTTATTATTTCATCAAATGAAGGTGCTTTCGAAAATAAAGCCAGAGAAAAACAAGCCAAGGTTTTAGCCTGGGTAGAATCGGAAATATTAAGGGCCGCGGCCGATCTGCCCTATATTTATAGTGGAAACGATATTCAGCAACCAGGCGATTATTATAATGAAGGCGGCGGAAGATGGGGGGGCGCTTTAGCGACTAAAGTTACCGCTTATGCTGTGCTATCGCATGTTGCTGCGTGGAATGCTGATTATGCTAACGTTGCCAAGTATACCAAATTTGTTGAAGATAATTATGGCAGAAGCGGCGGCGGTTTTACCTCCACTACCGATTTAAGCAACTCTAACGGTTTCTTTTACAATAAAAACAACCGACAGATGTTTGGCTTTAATTCAGATTATGGTCACATTGATGGTTCATCAACCGGGCATATTGAAGAATTAACCCTTGCAGAGCCCATTATTACCAAGTCGGTTCCTGATATCTATCTGCCAAAAGATTCGATCTTAAAATATTTCAATTTACAGAAAGATGAAAGATTCTCTATCGATACATTGGGCCAATCGAAATTCGACAGGTATTTCACTAATTTAAATGGTAAATATCCAATTTTCAGTAAAATCAAGGTTATTCAGGGTGGCGGTACCGATCCAAACTTCAGGTATTTTACCAGTGCGTTAATCTTTACCCGTTTAGAAGATATTGTACTGTTAAGGGCCGAAGCATTATCAGTTTTAGGTGATCAACAGGGTGCCATACTGGAATTAGTGCAGGTAATGAGCAGAAGGGTTACCTCGGGTACTACACTTTCTTTTAACCTGAGTAGCGACGATATTATTAAAATGATATTCGAAGAAAGACACCGCGAACTATTGGGAGAAGGGCATAGGTGGTACGACTTAATCAGATACAATAAAATTAAGCAGAACGATGCCAAATTTATGACCCTCATCAATTCGGGTGGGATCTACTGGCCGATATCGCGCAGGCTGATCGCTCAAAACAGTTTATTAACTCAGAATCCTTACTGGCGCTAA
- a CDS encoding glutaminase, whose product MNKINTLKFLGILGCMFAGNMLKAQERKAPAYPLITHNTYFSIWSNTDKLNESATQHWTGADHSLLGMINVDGGIYRFLGKETTTYKTVVPASDEKAYEVKYTETEPQGDWKAANYTASNWQTGNAPIGDDAKNVKTLWKSHDIWVRRTFNIVNPAAINELFLKINHDDNIEVYLNGKKIYTKEGWTNNFQYIALSNSDKSALKAGSNVIAIHLINTAGGRFLDFGLVDRLKDNAEKVQIAKQKSVDINATQTIYNFTCGKIDLKLTFTSPLLMNDLGLFARPVSYVSYQVKANDGKTHQVKVYLSASSNIAVYRPAQEVTASKYSTAKLSVLKTGTVEQPVLQKASDDMRIDWGYFYVAAPKTSNAIQFVTAEKDAADAFRKGNSASTAKQGKMLALNTVIPFGAVGKAAVEKYIELGYDEIYSVQYFNKNLRPWWNTSGKETIEAQLTAAADEYKTVIQKCEAFNKTLYADALKSGGKEYADLCVLGYRQSIAAHTLVKSPQGEILWLSKENNSGGFINTVDVTYPSAPLYLIYNPELLQGMLNGIFYFSESGKYPHPWAAHDLGTYPLANGQTYGEPMPVEESGNMIILTAAIAKAQGNADYAKAHWKTLTTWVDYLTKEGLDPKTQLCTDDFAGHLARNANLSVKAIVGIASYAQMAQTLGYDDVAKKYRAIAESMVPKWIEMADAGDHYALTFDNKNTWSQKYNLVWDKVLKLNLFPQKIYETETKYYLTKQNRYGIPLDSRKAYTKNDWILWTATFAPTQSEFEALVHPVYKHAIETESRVPLNDFYDSNTGIRDNFKARSVVGGFYMKMLADKLAGK is encoded by the coding sequence ATGAACAAAATCAACACTTTAAAATTTTTAGGCATACTGGGCTGCATGTTTGCAGGCAACATGCTCAAGGCACAGGAGCGAAAGGCGCCGGCTTATCCCTTAATTACGCATAATACCTATTTCAGTATTTGGTCTAACACAGATAAATTAAACGAATCTGCTACCCAACATTGGACAGGTGCCGATCATTCTCTTTTAGGAATGATTAATGTTGACGGTGGTATTTATCGCTTTTTAGGTAAAGAAACCACTACCTATAAAACGGTTGTACCTGCTTCAGATGAAAAAGCTTATGAAGTAAAATATACCGAAACCGAACCCCAAGGCGATTGGAAGGCAGCCAACTATACCGCCAGCAACTGGCAAACGGGTAATGCACCCATAGGAGACGATGCCAAAAACGTGAAAACATTATGGAAATCGCACGATATCTGGGTAAGAAGAACTTTTAATATAGTTAACCCGGCAGCAATAAACGAGTTGTTTTTAAAGATCAATCACGATGATAATATTGAGGTTTACCTAAACGGGAAGAAAATTTACACCAAAGAAGGCTGGACCAATAATTTCCAATACATTGCGTTAAGCAACAGCGATAAAAGCGCATTAAAAGCTGGATCGAACGTAATTGCGATTCATTTAATCAATACTGCAGGTGGCCGTTTCCTTGATTTTGGTTTGGTAGACCGCTTAAAAGATAATGCCGAAAAAGTACAGATCGCTAAGCAAAAAAGTGTTGATATTAATGCCACACAAACCATTTATAACTTTACCTGCGGTAAGATCGATTTAAAATTAACGTTTACCTCTCCCTTGTTAATGAACGATTTGGGTTTATTTGCACGTCCGGTTTCTTATGTTTCCTATCAGGTAAAAGCAAACGACGGTAAAACCCACCAGGTAAAAGTATACTTAAGTGCATCGTCAAACATTGCAGTTTATCGTCCTGCGCAGGAAGTTACCGCAAGCAAATACAGCACCGCTAAATTATCGGTATTAAAAACGGGCACGGTAGAACAGCCAGTTCTTCAAAAAGCGAGTGATGACATGCGGATTGATTGGGGTTACTTTTATGTGGCTGCGCCAAAAACAAGCAATGCCATCCAGTTTGTAACGGCTGAAAAAGATGCTGCTGACGCTTTTAGAAAAGGCAATTCAGCTTCAACCGCTAAACAGGGTAAAATGCTCGCATTAAATACCGTTATCCCTTTTGGAGCCGTAGGTAAAGCTGCAGTAGAAAAATATATTGAACTGGGCTATGATGAAATTTATTCTGTTCAATATTTTAACAAAAATTTAAGGCCATGGTGGAATACCTCAGGCAAAGAAACCATCGAAGCGCAACTAACCGCTGCTGCAGATGAGTACAAAACGGTGATCCAGAAATGCGAGGCTTTTAATAAAACTTTATATGCCGATGCCTTAAAATCAGGCGGTAAAGAATATGCCGATTTATGTGTTTTAGGTTATCGCCAGAGCATTGCAGCACATACTTTGGTAAAGAGTCCGCAAGGCGAGATTTTATGGTTATCTAAAGAAAACAACAGTGGAGGTTTCATCAATACCGTCGATGTAACTTACCCTTCGGCACCATTGTACCTGATTTATAACCCCGAATTATTACAGGGCATGTTGAACGGTATTTTCTATTTCAGCGAAAGCGGAAAATATCCTCATCCCTGGGCTGCTCACGATTTAGGAACTTACCCATTGGCAAACGGACAAACTTATGGCGAGCCGATGCCGGTTGAAGAATCGGGTAACATGATTATTTTAACGGCTGCCATTGCCAAAGCACAGGGAAATGCCGATTATGCCAAAGCACATTGGAAAACCTTAACCACCTGGGTTGATTATTTAACCAAAGAAGGTTTGGATCCAAAAACACAGTTATGTACCGACGATTTTGCTGGTCACCTGGCCCGTAATGCCAACTTATCGGTAAAAGCGATTGTAGGCATTGCCAGTTATGCGCAGATGGCACAAACCCTAGGTTATGATGATGTAGCTAAAAAATACAGGGCTATTGCCGAAAGTATGGTGCCGAAATGGATAGAAATGGCCGATGCCGGCGATCATTATGCTTTAACTTTTGATAATAAAAATACATGGAGCCAGAAGTATAACCTGGTTTGGGATAAAGTTTTAAAGTTAAACCTGTTTCCGCAAAAGATATACGAAACCGAAACCAAATACTACCTGACTAAACAAAATAGATACGGTATTCCATTAGATAGCAGAAAAGCCTACACTAAAAATGACTGGATTCTGTGGACGGCTACCTTTGCACCAACACAAAGCGAATTCGAAGCCCTGGTTCATCCGGTTTACAAACATGCTATCGAAACCGAATCGAGAGTGCCTTTGAACGATTTCTACGATTCGAACACAGGTATCCGCGATAATTTTAAAGCGCGTAGCGTAGTGGGCGGTTTTTATATGAAAATGCTTGCCGATAAACTAGCCGGTAAATAA